In the genome of Bacteroidota bacterium, one region contains:
- a CDS encoding acylneuraminate cytidylyltransferase family protein: protein MFKKEKILAIIPARGGSKGLKDKNIINLAGKPLIAWTIEVAQNSKYIDEIFVSTDSEKIQKTVENFGLRIPFLRPEHLSTDNSKSIDVIFHVLDYYSQTSILFQHFILLQPTSPLRTVEDIDNAIELYFQKKAEAVVSVRQVSQPPYLMNTIADDLNMKDFINKKVSNSIRQEMPDYYWINGAIYLANVNFYRENKSLYGDKTFAYIMPKERSVDIDEKIDLLLAEQLLKLKKA, encoded by the coding sequence ATGTTTAAAAAAGAAAAAATATTAGCAATTATTCCTGCACGTGGTGGGAGCAAGGGATTAAAGGATAAAAATATTATTAATCTTGCAGGGAAGCCATTAATTGCATGGACTATTGAAGTGGCTCAAAATAGTAAATATATTGATGAGATTTTTGTTTCAACTGATAGTGAGAAAATTCAAAAAACAGTAGAAAATTTTGGACTAAGAATTCCCTTCTTACGTCCGGAGCATCTTTCAACCGATAATTCAAAAAGCATAGATGTAATTTTTCATGTGCTTGATTATTATTCTCAGACATCAATTTTATTTCAGCATTTTATACTTTTACAACCGACATCGCCATTAAGGACGGTAGAGGATATTGACAATGCTATTGAATTGTATTTTCAAAAAAAAGCAGAAGCGGTAGTTTCGGTTCGTCAGGTTTCTCAACCACCTTATTTGATGAATACAATTGCTGATGATTTGAATATGAAAGATTTTATTAATAAAAAAGTTTCTAATTCAATTCGTCAGGAAATGCCTGATTATTATTGGATAAACGGAGCAATTTATTTGGCGAATGTAAATTTTTACAGAGAGAATAAATCTTTATACGGAGACAAAACATTTGCGTATATTATGCCAAAGGAAAGGTCGGTTGATATTGATGAAAAAATTGATTTATTACTTGCTGAACAGTTACTAAAATTAAAAAAAGCATAA